Proteins from a single region of Syntrophales bacterium:
- a CDS encoding acetate--CoA ligase family protein gives MDERNRSFENLDAIFWPKSIAVIGASSETGKVGHDIFANILKGGYQGTLFPVNPRAKSILSVKSVPAIGDISDPVDLAILVLPPRQTLKAVQEAVGKGVHGIVIVSAGFREVGGEGLEIENQIVAVCREAGVRVVGPNCLGVINPVSTIRLNASFSARMPAAGRISFISQSGALCTAVLDFAADRDFGFSKFISIGNKADVDELDLLRYLHGDPDTSVIMLYIEELRRGSEFIEAAREITMGRHPTPILVIKSGRTRAGAQAAASHTGALAGTEAVYDAIFKQSGIIRADTIDELFDYANAFTYKQESSLGKTMRKLPAGRRVAIITNAGGPGIIATDMTVSSDLELAQFQQETVDELARHLPQTANIHNPVDVIGDATQERYENALRAVINDPGVDGALVILTPQSMTDSLGTAEAIVRVARRSTKPILCCFMGIIDVSAGVKFLQEHGYPVYRFPENTAKAFAALFKYANWLNRERLPTTPICHDTERASRIIRDNLASGRTYLSEIEGLDLLGCYGFPVLPTRLSDSASNAADIASEMGFPVVMKVVSDEIIHKSDAGGVVLGIGSREEAADAYTRIVEGAKTFNPEANIRGVLVQKMAGRGEEVIIGVQRYSAGPLIMFGLGGIFVEVFRDVVFRLAPIDRDEAHRMIHEIRGYKLLTGFRRRPRADIEAVERILVSLSDMAVRHPEIRELDINPLLVHGEKEGATVADCRIILDAKTGGAG, from the coding sequence ATGGACGAGAGAAACCGATCGTTTGAAAATCTCGACGCCATATTCTGGCCCAAATCCATTGCCGTCATCGGCGCCTCCTCCGAAACCGGAAAAGTCGGCCACGACATCTTCGCGAACATCCTCAAGGGCGGATACCAGGGCACCCTGTTTCCCGTCAATCCCAGGGCGAAGTCCATTCTCAGCGTCAAATCCGTCCCGGCAATCGGCGACATCTCCGACCCCGTCGACCTGGCGATCCTCGTCCTGCCGCCCCGGCAGACGCTCAAGGCCGTCCAGGAGGCCGTCGGAAAAGGCGTGCACGGCATCGTCATCGTCTCCGCCGGATTCCGGGAGGTCGGCGGCGAAGGGCTGGAGATTGAAAACCAGATCGTCGCCGTCTGCCGCGAGGCGGGGGTTCGCGTCGTCGGGCCGAACTGCCTCGGGGTGATCAATCCCGTCTCGACCATCCGGCTGAACGCCAGCTTCTCGGCCCGGATGCCGGCGGCGGGCCGCATCTCCTTCATCTCCCAGAGCGGCGCCCTGTGCACGGCCGTCCTGGATTTCGCCGCCGACCGGGATTTCGGTTTCTCCAAGTTCATCTCCATCGGCAACAAGGCCGACGTGGACGAGCTGGACCTGCTGCGCTACCTGCACGGGGACCCGGACACGTCCGTCATCATGCTGTACATCGAGGAGCTCAGGAGGGGGTCGGAGTTCATCGAGGCGGCCCGGGAGATCACCATGGGGAGGCACCCCACGCCGATCCTGGTCATCAAGTCGGGACGTACCCGCGCCGGGGCTCAGGCCGCGGCGTCCCACACCGGCGCCCTCGCCGGCACCGAGGCCGTCTACGACGCGATCTTCAAGCAGTCGGGCATCATCCGCGCGGACACGATCGACGAGCTCTTCGACTACGCCAACGCCTTCACGTACAAGCAGGAGAGCAGCCTGGGCAAGACGATGCGGAAGCTTCCCGCGGGGCGGCGCGTGGCGATCATCACCAATGCAGGAGGCCCCGGCATTATCGCCACCGACATGACGGTCTCCTCCGACCTCGAGCTTGCGCAATTCCAGCAGGAGACGGTGGACGAGCTCGCCCGGCATCTCCCCCAGACCGCCAACATCCACAACCCCGTCGATGTCATCGGGGACGCCACCCAGGAGCGGTATGAAAACGCCCTGCGGGCCGTCATCAACGACCCCGGCGTGGACGGGGCGCTGGTCATCCTGACCCCCCAGTCCATGACCGACTCCCTGGGCACCGCGGAGGCCATCGTCCGGGTCGCCCGGCGGTCGACCAAGCCCATCCTCTGCTGCTTCATGGGCATCATAGACGTATCCGCGGGGGTGAAGTTCCTCCAGGAACACGGCTATCCCGTCTATCGATTCCCGGAAAACACCGCCAAGGCCTTTGCCGCCCTGTTCAAATACGCCAACTGGCTCAATCGCGAACGCCTGCCGACGACACCGATCTGCCACGACACGGAAAGGGCCTCCCGGATCATCCGCGACAACCTGGCATCCGGCAGGACCTACCTGAGTGAAATCGAGGGGCTCGACCTCCTGGGCTGCTACGGGTTCCCGGTCCTGCCGACCAGGCTCTCGGACAGCGCGTCAAACGCTGCGGACATCGCTTCGGAGATGGGATTCCCCGTCGTCATGAAGGTCGTGTCGGATGAAATCATCCACAAATCCGACGCGGGCGGCGTCGTCCTGGGGATCGGGAGCCGGGAAGAGGCGGCGGATGCGTACACTCGCATCGTCGAGGGCGCAAAGACCTTCAACCCGGAAGCGAACATCCGCGGCGTCCTGGTCCAGAAAATGGCCGGCCGGGGAGAGGAAGTCATCATCGGAGTGCAGCGCTATTCCGCCGGCCCCCTGATCATGTTCGGGCTGGGCGGCATCTTTGTCGAGGTCTTCCGGGACGTCGTCTTCCGCCTGGCTCCCATAGACCGGGACGAAGCCCACCGGATGATCCACGAAATCCGCGGTTACAAGCTCCTGACGGGCTTCCGCAGGCGCCCCAGGGCGGATATCGAGGCCGTGGAGCGGATCCTGGTCAGCCTCTCCGACATGGCGGTCCGGCATCCCGAGATCCGGGAGCT